From a region of the uncultured Desulfatiglans sp. genome:
- a CDS encoding conserved hypothetical protein (Evidence 4 : Unknown function but conserved in other organisms): MAIHLYEDITLTQRVSEGDLANPDDDIYNGTDGEAKDKELFVANEQTILAAALASGETSLQLSAPLFTDGEIIIIDDEQMRILSGGGTTVLAVERGYGGTTPAAHDAGAAVYSGYDYTGMVIEPVDVAGGDESDWYVLALTQAGLDTAVGGAPLNLGDKAHDVTLSFWRRCTVPPGTPVQNKTDLKLRLTGTENPIL; encoded by the coding sequence ATGGCGATACATCTGTACGAAGACATCACATTGACCCAGCGGGTGTCCGAAGGGGACCTCGCGAACCCCGATGACGACATCTACAACGGCACGGACGGGGAAGCGAAAGACAAGGAACTGTTCGTGGCCAACGAACAGACGATCCTCGCAGCGGCCCTGGCATCGGGGGAAACCTCGCTCCAGCTCTCTGCACCTCTCTTCACCGACGGCGAAATCATCATCATCGACGACGAACAGATGCGCATCCTGAGCGGCGGTGGGACGACCGTCCTCGCGGTGGAACGCGGCTATGGCGGTACAACCCCGGCCGCCCACGATGCGGGTGCCGCGGTCTATTCCGGTTACGACTATACCGGAATGGTAATCGAACCGGTGGATGTAGCCGGGGGCGACGAGTCGGATTGGTACGTGTTGGCCCTGACGCAGGCGGGTCTCGATACCGCCGTCGGAGGTGCACCGCTCAACCTGGGCGATAAAGCCCACGACGTGACCCTTTCGTTCTGGCGTCGCTGCACGGTGCCGCCCGGAACGCCGGTGCAAAACAAGACAGACCTTAAACTCCGGCTCACCGGCACGGAAAATCCGATCCTGTAG
- a CDS encoding conserved hypothetical protein (Evidence 4 : Unknown function but conserved in other organisms), producing MAYHNVSGTASNTADFLVRLKDFLVETVGWSLHDDRSGDAEPSYVLASTGESGAEDIFLRFVNDTAADRIAVRAYLYWDAVTHVGVKEAFQTSYTYIKTVDASAFLYWIFADKDHVFIVTKIVATYYGQYSGLIKRFWSGAVAVTQASAGPGADITVQVNDASLFTVGLSYIIKDDAGIERAQVSAVDTVSNPNTVTLASLVSAYMTGAKIGEDPQPVVVGYYQSPGSIYAINKFDGWASAAGQAGSCAAAHGNFQTAANPDQRYGLVTMFPWLVAHTNAAYKELRGELIEVYAIGSGAADSEDVLTLNGASYKIFNLSGPGWCAVKE from the coding sequence ATGGCCTATCACAATGTATCCGGTACCGCTTCAAACACGGCCGACTTCCTCGTCCGCCTGAAAGATTTCCTGGTGGAAACGGTTGGATGGTCGCTTCACGACGACAGGTCGGGTGACGCCGAGCCCAGTTACGTGCTGGCGTCCACTGGAGAGAGCGGAGCCGAGGACATCTTCCTCCGGTTCGTCAACGACACGGCGGCCGACCGCATTGCGGTCCGGGCTTACCTATATTGGGATGCGGTGACGCACGTGGGCGTGAAAGAGGCGTTTCAAACCAGCTACACCTATATCAAGACCGTGGACGCTTCGGCTTTCCTGTATTGGATTTTCGCCGATAAAGATCATGTTTTCATCGTCACCAAGATCGTCGCCACCTACTACGGGCAATACAGCGGTCTGATCAAACGCTTTTGGTCAGGGGCGGTAGCGGTCACCCAGGCGTCGGCCGGACCCGGCGCGGACATCACGGTGCAGGTCAACGACGCCTCCCTTTTCACGGTCGGCTTGAGCTACATCATCAAAGACGATGCCGGGATCGAACGTGCCCAGGTATCCGCTGTCGACACGGTTTCTAACCCCAATACGGTCACTCTGGCGAGCCTCGTAAGCGCCTACATGACGGGAGCCAAGATCGGCGAAGACCCGCAACCGGTCGTAGTCGGCTACTACCAGTCCCCGGGCAGTATTTACGCCATCAACAAATTCGACGGGTGGGCGAGCGCGGCCGGACAGGCCGGATCGTGCGCCGCGGCCCATGGCAATTTCCAGACCGCCGCCAATCCCGACCAACGTTACGGCCTGGTGACCATGTTCCCCTGGCTCGTCGCGCACACGAACGCGGCTTACAAGGAACTGCGCGGCGAGTTGATCGAGGTCTATGCCATCGGCAGCGGTGCGGCCGACTCGGAGGACGTGCTCACGTTAAACGGTGCCTCATACAAGATCTTCAACCTGTCCGGTCCGGGATGGTGCGCGGTGAAGGAGTGA
- a CDS encoding BNR repeat-containing glycosyl hydrolase (fragment) → MSISRDTFDPAKNYKRVRYHQDRDLLDSELNEQQDIINQERRKLADILFKEGAIVSGFGVTVAANVLTVAEGLVYIDGCLERVPGAVLTYDPAKTSGADYVYVELLKYNYGYNQDAVLINPATGEPTAEREKWVLSLKDHDTSGEALPNNVTQRKVVALHKFDRETGDVTATVREKSNLYLQDLLGTLPGSRITVASITEDQLAFAAAEGLNSLLQNLAERTYDQAGSYLVKGLDSFIGDNDGQNVEVITNAGRAYIQGFRLQKDMPTTTLVPKSTAVKSVRGEQKTYVIGTRRYALNNTPLKETTQVEAIVEIVSNITRGSVGGGEDLLXPNPVVDILEVSQGATVFQEGADWQQSGNYVDWLGSGNEPAIGTTYTVRWTYTKQMIEGTDYADGGWFGRSGHPAADEYFYLVTVQSATGETQYDSAKVVSRDTLTGEINRLSWLPVSGATGYRIYRGTQNTVRADFQRLKDVAAGVTSYTDDGVDEIVGGNPPASNTSGLTMSPLQVEPGNLSIINFGRTSIGDEPVGGSNCSIDYDYYIGRKDIIYATTREIKRLEGAPADWPKLPIVPEGTLGLCSVDCPPNSVDLAVFNFGLTRITMDQIHEIIKDVEDLKYNDAQFXMNNELQNRDAQTKKGVYSDDFSNDAQSDIYHGEWSARIDRVRRFAAPARAASASVLTVNPSASNALFKGSLALLPATERVLVEQTDWSEVKNINPYAVFEYSASPPRRRPVSRIRRRG, encoded by the coding sequence ATGTCCATCTCGCGCGATACGTTCGACCCGGCAAAAAATTACAAGCGGGTCCGCTACCACCAGGACCGGGACCTGCTCGACTCGGAGCTCAACGAGCAGCAGGACATCATCAACCAGGAGCGCAGGAAGCTCGCGGACATCCTCTTCAAGGAAGGGGCCATCGTAAGCGGCTTCGGCGTGACGGTCGCCGCCAATGTGCTCACCGTGGCCGAGGGGTTGGTCTACATCGACGGCTGTCTGGAGCGCGTGCCCGGTGCGGTGCTCACCTACGACCCGGCCAAGACGAGCGGCGCGGATTACGTCTACGTCGAGCTTCTTAAATACAACTACGGATACAACCAGGACGCCGTGCTCATCAACCCCGCCACCGGCGAACCCACCGCCGAGCGGGAGAAGTGGGTCCTGTCGCTCAAGGATCACGACACGAGCGGTGAGGCGCTGCCCAACAACGTGACCCAGCGCAAGGTGGTCGCCCTCCACAAGTTCGACCGCGAGACCGGCGACGTGACAGCCACTGTCCGCGAGAAATCGAACCTCTACCTGCAGGACCTTCTCGGGACGCTGCCCGGAAGTCGGATCACGGTCGCATCGATCACGGAGGATCAGCTCGCCTTCGCGGCCGCCGAGGGGCTGAACTCGCTGCTCCAGAATCTGGCCGAGCGGACCTACGACCAGGCCGGCAGTTATCTGGTCAAGGGGCTCGACAGCTTCATCGGCGACAACGACGGCCAGAATGTCGAGGTGATCACCAACGCGGGCCGCGCTTACATCCAGGGCTTCCGACTGCAGAAGGATATGCCCACCACGACCCTGGTACCCAAATCCACGGCGGTCAAGTCGGTTCGCGGCGAGCAGAAAACTTACGTGATCGGCACCCGGCGCTATGCCCTCAACAACACGCCCCTAAAGGAAACCACCCAGGTCGAGGCCATTGTCGAGATCGTCTCCAACATCACACGTGGCTCCGTCGGGGGCGGCGAGGACCTGCTCNTCCCCAACCCGGTGGTGGACATCCTCGAGGTGAGCCAGGGCGCGACGGTCTTCCAGGAAGGAGCGGACTGGCAGCAGTCCGGGAATTATGTGGACTGGCTGGGTTCGGGCAACGAGCCCGCCATCGGGACCACGTACACCGTCCGCTGGACCTACACCAAGCAGATGATCGAGGGGACGGACTACGCAGACGGAGGCTGGTTCGGACGCTCCGGCCATCCGGCAGCGGACGAGTATTTCTACCTGGTCACNGTTCAGAGCGCCACCGGCGAGACTCAGTATGACTCGGCCAAAGTCGTGTCGCGCGATACCCTGACCGGGGAAATCAACCGCCTCTCCTGGCTGCCTGTCAGCGGCGCGACCGGTTACCGCATCTATCGCGGCACGCAAAATACGGTCCGCGCGGACTTCCAGCGGCTCAAGGACGTGGCCGCCGGAGTTACGTCATACACGGACGACGGCGTGGACGAGATTGTGGGCGGCAACCCGCCCGCNTCCAACACGAGCGGCCTGACCATGTCCCCGTTGCAGGTCGAACCCGGCAATCTCTCCATCATCAACTTCGGCCGCACCAGCATCGGCGACGAGCCGGTGGGCGGCTCCAACTGCAGTATCGACTATGACTACTACATCGGACGCAAGGACATCATCTACGCCACCACCCGCGAGATCAAACGGCTGGAAGGCGCTCCCGCAGACTGGCCGAAGCTGCCCATCGTCCCGGAAGGTACGCTTGGACTGTGCAGCGTTGATTGTCCGCCGAACTCGGTGGATCTGGCGGTATTCAATTTCGGGCTGACCCGGATCACCATGGACCAGATCCACGAGATCATCAAGGACGTCGAGGACCTCAAGTACAACGACGCCCAGTTCCANATGAACAACGAGCTGCAGAACCGGGACGCCCAGACCAAGAAGGGCGTCTATTCCGACGACTTCTCGAACGACGCCCAATCCGACATCTACCACGGCGAGTGGAGCGCCCGCATCGACCGGGTCCGCCGCTTCGCCGCACCGGCCAGGGCCGCCTCGGCCAGCGTACTCACGGTAAATCCCTCGGCGAGCAACGCATTGTTCAAGGGCAGCCTCGCGCTGCTCCCGGCCACGGAACGTGTGCTCGTCGAGCAGACCGACTGGTCAGAGGTCAAGAACATCAACCCCTACGCCGTATTCGAGTATTCGGCGTCACCTCCACGGCGGCGTCCGGTTTCTCGAATACGGCGTAGGGGTTGA
- a CDS encoding hypothetical protein (Evidence 5 : Unknown function): protein MLALPISVXPLRFGHKWSRRTIRTRTRLLLTGDGAELSGRSGLARXAVEGIDQVAFHLALNDAIGDADREKVAVLIRGGIVEGHTGDDDPFLPALHGFDHVMADQALQHLVVGLEHQVLEPRSEFRAHEAFARPGAENLNDALVDVFVFGGGGRRDLCAPGPPLKAEGKLQPASEEIQSHQSRSSQTQPGGLSEPGSPLEPSSSGK, encoded by the coding sequence ATGCTCGCTCTGCCCATTTCCGTTCNTCCGTTGCGGTTCGGTCACAAGTGGTCCCGCCGGACGATCCGGACGAGGACCCGCTTGTTACTTACCGGCGACGGAGCGGAACTGTCGGGGCGGAGCGGATTGGCGCGGNTCGCGGTAGAAGGGATAGACCAGGTTGCCTTCCACCTGGCTTTGAATGACGCGATAGGCGATGCGGACCGGGAGAAGGTTGCTGTCCTTATTAGAGGGGGAATCGTCGAAGGACACACCGGTGATGACGACCCGTTTCTCCCAGCGCTTCACGGCTTCGATCACGTAATGGCGGATCAGGCCCTTCAACACCTCGTCGTTGGGCTCGAACACCAAGTCCTTGAGCCTCGATCCGAATTCCGGGCGCATGAAGCGTTCGCCCGGCCGGGTGCCGAGAATCTGAATGATGCTCTCGTGGATGTGTTCGTGTTCGGTGGAGGTGGCCGAAGAGATCTGTGCGCCCCCGGACCGCCGCTGAAAGCGGAAGGGAAACTTCAACCCGCGTCCGAGGAAATCCAAAGCCATCAGTCACGCTCCTCGCAGACGCAGCCGGGTGGGCTATCCGAACCTGGGTCTCCATTGGAACCATCGTCGTCCGGGAAATGA
- a CDS encoding hypothetical protein (Evidence 5 : Unknown function) yields the protein MDPAGSDALFKDSLVLLPGTERVLIEQTDWSEDKNINPYAVFEKPDAAVEVTPNTRIRRRG from the coding sequence GTGGACCCCGCCGGGAGCGACGCCCTTTTCAAGGACAGCCTCGTTCTCCTGCCGGGCACGGAGCGCGTACTCATCGAGCAGACCGATTGGTCCGAAGACAAGAACATCAACCCCTACGCCGTATTCGAGAAACCGGACGCCGCCGTGGAGGTGACGCCGAATACTCGAATACGGCGTAGGGGTTGA
- a CDS encoding conserved hypothetical protein (Evidence 4 : Unknown function but conserved in other organisms), whose amino-acid sequence MAIRSGNTLSVRPFAGSVVPMNRAQMPAFPAVVFEAVGAASETRTIRRDTDTALRITAEVDTPADIQAVIVRPVLRSFDLRGWVVRFPTVLSDTAVRIYRPVERRSDTRCAVFAEIERTSDSKQLVVRETSRQAEARQTVFAVLIREGHTIQT is encoded by the coding sequence GTGGCAATCCGTAGCGGAAACACTCTCTCCGTCCGGCCCTTCGCAGGGTCCGTGGTTCCGATGAACCGCGCCCAAATGCCGGCCTTCCCGGCTGTCGTTTTCGAAGCCGTCGGAGCGGCGTCCGAGACGCGGACAATCCGCCGCGACACGGACACGGCCTTGAGGATCACGGCTGAAGTGGACACCCCCGCCGACATCCAGGCCGTGATCGTGCGGCCGGTCCTGCGGAGCTTCGATCTGCGCGGATGGGTGGTCCGTTTCCCGACGGTCCTTTCCGACACAGCCGTCCGGATTTACCGGCCGGTCGAACGGCGGAGCGATACCCGCTGCGCGGTGTTCGCCGAGATCGAGCGGACGTCGGATTCGAAACAACTTGTAGTGCGCGAGACATCCCGTCAAGCGGAAGCGCGCCAGACCGTCTTCGCCGTGCTGATCCGCGAAGGCCACACGATCCAGACCTGA
- a CDS encoding conserved hypothetical protein (Evidence 4 : Unknown function but conserved in other organisms), producing the protein MALDFLGRGLKFPFRFQRRSGGAQISSATSTEHEHIHESIIQILGTRPGERFMRPEFGSRLKDLVFEPNDEVLKGLIRHYVIEAVKRWEKRVVITGVSFDDSPSNKDSNLLPVRIAYRVIQSQVEGNLVYPFYRXPRQSAPPRQFRSVAGK; encoded by the coding sequence ATGGCTTTGGATTTCCTCGGACGCGGGTTGAAGTTTCCCTTCCGCTTTCAGCGGCGGTCCGGGGGCGCACAGATCTCTTCGGCCACCTCCACCGAACACGAACACATCCACGAGAGCATCATTCAGATTCTCGGCACCCGGCCGGGCGAACGCTTCATGCGCCCGGAATTCGGATCGAGGCTCAAGGACTTGGTGTTCGAGCCCAACGACGAGGTGTTGAAGGGCCTGATCCGCCATTACGTGATCGAAGCCGTGAAGCGCTGGGAGAAACGGGTCGTCATCACCGGTGTGTCCTTCGACGATTCCCCCTCTAATAAGGACAGCAACCTTCTCCCGGTCCGCATCGCCTATCGCGTCATTCAAAGCCAGGTGGAAGGCAACCTGGTCTATCCCTTCTACCGCGANCCGCGCCAATCCGCTCCGCCCCGACAGTTCCGCTCCGTCGCCGGTAAGTAA
- a CDS encoding BNR repeat-containing glycosyl hydrolase (fragment), with protein MFEKPAASLEITPNIGRRGQTGIAVVGSNFQSNANNVTIRCDGQVVASGVHADTAGRVTASFVIPENVRNGNRIVEMNDGLYSARASIQINDPMIITRIERIVEERIIRVPVVQVVWRTQIVTVRSDPLAQTFSFTQDKVISSVGLYFTAKDSSIPVTVQIRGVTTGLPNGMIFAEKVLAPGDVNLNTETKVVFANPFYAQAGTSYAVVLLTNSSNYRMRVATLGQLGQNGVITRQTYVAGVLLESSNAETWTPLNGSDLTMKIYGYDFQSNGEVRFQPITGVQFSDLNLDEYSSAPEGTGIAWEYSTDGGVLWDAIVPAEEERLPNLASQVLVRALFSSNAVNNSPALIYKDVNLIGYLNNTTGAYLNRENELTQGVSSTKLYTQMNIPSGTTINWFASNNGGATWEPMSIQTTREIDQEWTEYTLTRTFSDPNGNKVRYKAEMTGNNLVYPRIHTLGATLS; from the coding sequence GTGTTCGAGAAACCCGCTGCGTCGCTCGAGATCACGCCGAACATCGGAAGGCGCGGCCAAACCGGGATCGCCGTGGTCGGGTCCAACTTTCAGTCCAACGCGAACAACGTGACCATCCGCTGCGACGGCCAGGTGGTGGCTTCGGGTGTCCATGCGGATACTGCGGGCCGCGTGACCGCGTCCTTCGTCATTCCCGAGAACGTGCGCAACGGCAACCGCATCGTGGAAATGAACGACGGTTTGTACTCAGCCCGGGCCAGCATTCAGATCAACGATCCGATGATCATCACCCGCATCGAGCGTATCGTCGAGGAGCGCATCATCCGCGTGCCCGTGGTGCAGGTGGTCTGGCGCACTCAGATCGTCACCGTGCGCAGTGATCCTCTGGCGCAGACCTTCAGTTTCACCCAGGACAAGGTGATCTCCAGCGTCGGGTTGTACTTCACCGCCAAGGACTCGTCCATCCCCGTCACGGTCCAGATCCGCGGCGTTACCACAGGTCTGCCCAACGGCATGATTTTCGCGGAAAAAGTCCTGGCTCCTGGCGACGTAAACCTGAACACCGAAACCAAGGTCGTCTTCGCCAATCCCTTCTACGCCCAAGCCGGAACCAGCTATGCGGTGGTGCTGCTTACCAACAGCAGCAACTACCGCATGCGCGTCGCCACCCTGGGGCAACTGGGACAGAACGGCGTGATCACCCGNCAGACCTATGTTGCCGGCGTCCTGCTTGAAAGCTCCAACGCGGAGACCTGGACCCCGCTCAACGGTTCCGATCTCACCATGAAAATCTATGGTTACGACTTCCAGTCCAACGGAGAGGTCCGCTTCCAACCCATCACCGGCGTGCAGTTCAGCGATCTGAACCTGGACGAATATTCATCCGCTCCTGAAGGCACCGGCATCGCTTGGGAGTATTCGACCGACGGCGGCGTCCTCTGGGACGCCATCGTGCCCGCGGAAGAGGAGCGGCTCCCCAACCTGGCAAGTCAGGTGCTCGTCCGGGCCCTGTTCTCCAGCAACGCCGTCAACAACTCTCCGGCGTTGATTTACAAGGACGTAAACCTCATCGGATATCTCAACAACACGACGGGGGCGTACCTGAACCGCGAGAACGAACTCACCCAGGGCGTCTCCTCCACCAAGCTCTACACCCAGATGAATATCCCGAGCGGGACGACCATCAACTGGTTCGCCTCCAACAACGGCGGCGCGACCTGGGAGCCTATGTCGATCCAGACGACGCGAGAGATCGACCAGGAATGGACCGAGTACACGCTCACNAGAACCTTCTCCGATCCGAACGGAAACAAGGTCCGCTACAAGGCGGAGATGACCGGCAACAACCTGGTCTACCCGAGGATTCACACCCTCGGCGCAACGCTGAGCTGA
- a CDS encoding Baseplate J family protein, giving the protein MGRASIAYTNKDYDSLRRELLARVPQLTDRWTDFNASDLGVXLLELFCGIGDMLAYYLDVQAAEAFLPTARQRQNVINLCKLISYRLDGPVAATTALRFSLAAPLDADLVIPAGTTCRARLEENDIVFETAEDATIPRSRTSVDAGARQGKRRTETFTADGDTGDPVILAGKEIAHGSIRVWVQDQGWTEVSHFQESGSDSRHFMAETDALDITRIVFGDGLRGAVPDSDAEIRVQYLETLGAEGNLGPNLVTELLTAIYLDGGLVPLAVTNPVPATGGAARETLEHARKQAPAEVRSLWKAVTKEDYLALAEGFPGVAKAQVLDVNDCKNIRYYQVNLAVAPDGGGPPSMLLKQDLAEYLESRKVITVEINLFDPVYRPVSIDAEVFAYAGEDLDLVRSRVEEALADFFAFDRMSFGAPVHYSDLVALLDGVRGVSHVRMYTPTQDVDISAGQIAALGQVNLDMRRAS; this is encoded by the coding sequence ATGGGCAGAGCGAGCATCGCTTACACGAACAAGGACTACGACTCCCTGCGCCGGGAACTGCTGGCGCGGGTGCCGCAGCTCACCGACCGCTGGACNGACTTCAACGCGTCCGACCTCGGCGTGGNGTTGCTGGAACTCTTCTGCGGCATCGGCGATATGCTGGCCTACTATCTCGACGTCCAGGCGGCGGAGGCCTTCCTGCCCACCGCCCGNCAGCGGCAGAACGTCATCAACCTCTGCAAGCTCATTAGCTACCGGCTCGACGGCCCGGTGGCCGCAACCACCGCTTTGCGATTTTCCCTGGCCGCGCCCCTCGACGCGGATCTGGTGATCCCGGCGGGAACGACGTGCAGGGCCCGTCTGGAAGAAAACGATATCGTGTTCGAGACGGCCGAAGACGCGACGATCCCTCGGAGCCGGACGAGCGTCGATGCAGGCGCGCGCCAGGGAAAACGCAGAACCGAGACCTTCACGGCAGACGGGGACACGGGCGATCCGGTCATCCTGGCCGGAAAGGAAATCGCCCACGGTTCGATCCGTGTGTGGGTGCAGGACCAGGGATGGACCGAGGTCTCCCACTTCCAGGAAAGCGGCTCCGACTCGCGCCACTTCATGGCCGAGACCGATGCGCTGGACATCACCCGGATCGTCTTCGGCGACGGATTGCGCGGAGCGGTTCCCGACTCCGACGCGGAAATCCGCGTCCAGTACCTCGAAACCCTCGGGGCCGAAGGCAACCTGGGTCCCAATCTCGTCACCGAGCTTCTCACGGCCATCTACCTCGACGGCGGTCTGGTTCCCCTCGCGGTAACCAACCCGGTCCCCGCGACCGGCGGAGCCGCCCGCGAGACGCTGGAGCACGCCCGAAAACAGGCTCCGGCCGAGGTGCGCTCGCTCTGGAAAGCGGTCACCAAGGAGGACTATCTGGCCTTGGCGGAGGGGTTCCCCGGTGTGGCCAAGGCCCAGGTCCTCGACGTCAACGACTGCAAGAACATCCGCTACTACCAGGTCAACCTGGCCGTGGCCCCGGACGGCGGCGGTCCGCCGTCGATGCTTCTCAAGCAGGACCTCGCCGAATACCTGGAATCGCGCAAGGTCATCACCGTCGAGATCAACCTCTTCGATCCCGTCTACAGGCCGGTCTCGATTGACGCGGAGGTGTTCGCCTATGCCGGTGAGGACCTCGACCTGGTTCGAAGCCGCGTCGAAGAGGCATTGGCGGATTTCTTTGCCTTCGACCGCATGAGCTTCGGCGCACCGGTCCACTACTCGGATCTGGTAGCGCTTCTGGACGGCGTGCGTGGCGTGAGCCATGTGCGCATGTACACACCGACCCAGGATGTCGACATCAGCGCCGGTCAGATCGCGGCGCTCGGTCAGGTCAATCTCGACATGCGGAGGGCGTCCTGA
- a CDS encoding Phage tail protein encodes MSSYFEKKLIDLLPPLYREXDESGDLDTFLKVPAASLDEIKVLAERFPEIFDVGRCEERFLPFLGGIVGHRFDPTVDAAAQRRLIREAIEIYRRKGTIPAIGRSLVEFGWEGRIEETFHKALRLNRRSVVGRAKLPGLIYSLGVYRIDSDNLVLGVRDALPFHHPAGTRVFFLQWLYTLLSMESDFEAVIKKVVERVCLGHLHETFVVNHNALNTDFHLTRKNKTWGWWRITDGTTLMQDIERAAVCVSRWHGRSPRFRLNTGNLNAERLPNLWISERRAAFCCEIETKPVMEPGVSFIRLAGQDLNRSRLNRSAQPCRIKFRQKDVLSEAVQDAPNLTGDRRTHRYGKRSRLSHWFRVGHSRLGRDDKVSGAAVGRHLFITAYADAQWSEVSGAWDIVDRWRARRPGFSLNNKALNLAELTDAYVTEARASFEMDVDTGIPRRRRVETLLLNRRRLNHTGLLLSVDRTRPMRLGSMPLNASGFLKSNPCLRWRFRQRDDHAQATAGFEAAANQYTVTQWPAA; translated from the coding sequence ATGTCCTCCTACTTCGAAAAGAAACTCATTGACCTGCTTCCGCCGCTCTACCGCGAACNGGATGAGTCCGGCGATCTGGACACCTTTCTCAAGGTCCCGGCCGCGAGCCTGGACGAAATCAAGGTGCTGGCTGAGCGTTTCCCCGAGATCTTCGACGTCGGGCGTTGCGAGGAGAGGTTCCTGCCGTTTCTCGGCGGGATCGTCGGCCACCGTTTCGATCCCACCGTNGATGCCGCCGCCCAGCGCAGGCTTATCCGCGAGGCCATAGAGATTTACCGGCGCAAGGGCACCATCCCCGCCATCGGCCGATCGCTCGTTGAATTCGGGTGGGAAGGGCGCATCGAGGAGACTTTCCACAAGGCGCTGCGCCTGAACCGCCGTTCGGTTGTCGGACGGGCGAAGCTTCCCGGGCTGATCTACAGCCTGGGCGTCTACCGCATCGACAGCGACAACCTCGTCCTGGGAGTCCGGGACGCGCTGCCCTTCCATCATCCCGCGGGTACGCGGGTTTTCTTCCTGCAGTGGCTCTACACGCTCCTCTCCATGGAGTCGGATTTCGAGGCGGTCATAAAGAAGGTCGTCGAGCGGGTGTGCCTCGGGCATCTGCACGAAACGTTCGTGGTCAACCACAATGCCCTGAACACGGATTTCCATCTCACCCGCAAGAACAAGACCTGGGGTTGGTGGCGGATCACCGACGGTACCACGCTCATGCAGGATATCGAGCGAGCCGCGGTGTGCGTCTCCCGCTGGCATGGCCGCTCGCCCCGGTTCCGCCTGAACACCGGCAACCTCAACGCCGAACGCCTGCCGAACCTGTGGATCAGCGAACGACGTGCGGCGTTCTGCTGCGAGATCGAAACCAAACCCGTAATGGAACCCGGCGTCTCGTTCATCCGGCTGGCGGGCCAGGACCTGAATCGTTCGCGCCTGAACCGTTCCGCGCAGCCTTGCCGGATCAAATTCCGCCAGAAAGACGTGCTCTCGGAAGCCGTCCAGGATGCGCCCAACCTCACGGGAGACCGCCGCACGCACCGGTACGGGAAGCGGTCGCGGCTCTCCCATTGGTTTCGCGTCGGGCATTCGAGGCTCGGAAGGGACGACAAGGTCTCCGGCGCTGCCGTGGGCCGTCACCTTTTCATCACTGCTTACGCCGACGCTCAGTGGTCGGAGGTATCCGGCGCATGGGACATCGTCGACCGCTGGCGCGCCCGCAGGCCCGGCTTTTCCCTGAACAACAAGGCGCTCAACCTCGCCGAACTGACCGACGCCTATGTGACCGAGGCCCGCGCATCCTTCGAGATGGACGTGGACACGGGCATTCCGCGCAGAAGACGCGTGGAGACGCTTTTGCTCAACCGCCGCAGGCTGAATCACACAGGCTTGCTCCTGTCGGTGGACCGGACCCGGCCCATGCGGCTCGGCTCGATGCCGCTCAACGCCTCGGGCTTCCTCAAGTCGAACCCTTGCCTTCGCTGGCGTTTCCGCCAGCGGGACGATCACGCTCAGGCGACGGCCGGTTTCGAGGCGGCGGCGAACCAATACACGGTCACCCAATGGCCGGCGGCATAG
- a CDS encoding conserved hypothetical protein (Evidence 4 : Unknown function but conserved in other organisms) yields MSLGLIVKTGRILTARLLMGDPIEGITHCAIGEGDATFTDPINPPAPDIDQMTLKNERARKKQYKRTFLKEDPEGTLIVNGIHYIETAEETQTIGVFFRFEXNEANGITIREYGFFGGDVAYIAGLQSDYAANGVYHPDTNPTGEVLDPGYLYEVKNIPDFNKTSDTRVELVGVIKI; encoded by the coding sequence ATGTCACTTGGACTCATTGTCAAAACGGGCCGCATCCTCACCGCACGGCTGCTCATGGGCGATCCCATCGAGGGCATCACCCACTGCGCCATCGGCGAGGGCGACGCCACGTTCACCGATCCCATCAATCCGCCCGCCCCGGACATCGATCAGATGACGCTCAAGAACGAGCGGGCCCGGAAAAAGCAATATAAGCGCACTTTTCTCAAGGAGGACCCGGAAGGGACGCTCATCGTCAACGGCATCCATTACATCGAAACCGCCGAGGAGACCCAGACCATCGGCGTCTTCTTCCGCTTCGAGGANAACGAGGCCAACGGCATCACCATCCGGGAGTACGGCTTTTTCGGCGGCGACGTGGCCTACATCGCCGGGCTGCAGTCGGACTATGCGGCGAACGGTGTTTACCACCCGGATACCAACCCGACCGGTGAGGTGCTCGATCCCGGCTACCTGTACGAAGTGAAGAACATCCCCGACTTCAACAAGACCTCGGACACACGCGTTGAGCTAGTCGGGGTCATCAAGATTTAG